One Labrus mixtus chromosome 12, fLabMix1.1, whole genome shotgun sequence DNA segment encodes these proteins:
- the ppil4 gene encoding peptidyl-prolyl cis-trans isomerase-like 4 produces MAVLLETTLGDIVIDLFTDERPKTCLNFLKLCKIKHYNYCLIHNVQRDFIMQTGDPTGTGRGGESVYSKLYGDQARYFDREKVPRIKHRKMGTVSMVNNGNDQHGSQFLITTGENLDYLDGVHTVFGEVTEGMDVLAKINETFVDKDFIPFQDIRINHTVVLEDPFDDPPDLPVPDRSPEPTKEQLDSGRIGADEVIDDTDGKAAEELEERLKEKEAKTQAILLEMVGDLPDADMRPPENVLFVCKLNPVTTDEDLEIIFSRFGLIKSCEIIRDWKSGDSLCYAFIEFEKQEDCEKAYFKMDNVLIDDRRIHVDFSQSVSKIKWKGKGGKYTKDDFKAYEKDVETRSKLTLKDQVKPKQDSKYDLLIEEEEEEEATSHRHSDKKHKEKRHHHHSESDNRKSKKHKDGEDNSRERKMGRQRSRSRSRSRSRDRDHKHGKSRDKHGKDGRDKSHSRKDRSRSRESKKSKDKERSRHR; encoded by the exons AGAGACTTCATCATGCAGACTGGAGATCCTACTGGGAccggaagaggaggagaatctGTCTATAG CAAACTCTATGGGGACCAAGCACGCTATTTTGATCGAGAGAAAGTACCACGCATCAAACACAGGAAGATGGGGACGGTGTcaatggtgaataatggaaacGATCAGCACGGTTCCCAG TTCCTCATCACCACAGGCGAGAACTTGGACTATTTGGACGGGGTCCATACTGTGTTTGGGGAAGTGACCGAAGGCATGGACGTCTTGGCCAAAATAAACGAGACCTTTGTGGACAAGGACTTCATCCCATTTCAGGATATCAG AATAAACCACACGGTCGTCCTCGAAGACCCTTTTGATGACCCTCCTGACTTGCCGGTGCCTGATCGATCACCGGAACCCACCAAAGAGCAACTAGAT agtggTCGAATTGGAGCGGATGAAGTCATTGACGATACCGACGGGAAAGCAGCCGAGGAGTTGGAGGAGAGGTTGAAGGAGAAGGAGGCCAAGACTCAGGCCATCCTGCTGGAGATG GTGGGCGACCTTCCTGACGCAGACATGAGGCCTCCAGAGAACGTTCTGTTCGTGTGCAAACTGAACCCTGTGACCACAGACGAGGACctggaaattattttttctcGGTTTGGGCTGATTAAAAG ctGTGAAATAATCCGAGACTGGAAAAGTGGAGATTCCCTCTGTTACGCGTTCATTGAGTTTGAAAAG CAAGAAGATTGTGAGAAGGCGTACTTCAAAATGGACAACGTGCTCATTGATGACCGCCGCATTCATGTAGACTTCAGTCAGTCGGTGTCAAAGATCAAATGGAAAGGGAAAG GTGGAAAGTACACTAAAGATGACTTCAAAGCCTACGAAAAGGATGTGGAAACCCGCTCTAAACTCACTCTCAAAGATCAAGTGAAGCCCAAACAAGA TTCCAAGTATGACCTTCtgattgaggaggaggaggaagaggaggcgacCAGTCATAGACACTCtgataagaaacacaaagaaaagaggcACCACCATCATTCAGAGAGTGACAACAGGAAGTCCAAGAAGCACAAG GACGGTGAGGATAACTCGCGAGAAAGAAAGATGGGACGCCAGCGGTCTCGCTCTCGCTCAAGATCCCGCTCCAGGGACAGGGACCACAAACACGGCAAGTCGCGGGACAAACATGGAAAAGATGGCCGGGACAAAAGCCACAGTCGCAAGGACAGGAGCCGCAGCCGCGAGTCAAAGAAGTCCAAGGATAAGGAGAGGAGTAGACACAGATGA